The following are encoded together in the Buteo buteo chromosome 2, bButBut1.hap1.1, whole genome shotgun sequence genome:
- the BMI1 gene encoding polycomb complex protein BMI-1 isoform X1, which translates to MHRTTRIKITELNPHLMCVLCGGYFIDATTIIECLHSFCKTCIVRYLETSKYCPICDVQVHKTRPLLNIRSDKTLQDIVYKLVPGLFKNEMKRRRDFYAAHPSADAANGSNEDRGEVADEDKRIITDDEIISLSIEFFDQNRLERKGNKEKEKSKEEVNDKRYLRCPAAMTVMHLRKFLRSKMDIPNTFQIDVMYEEEPLKDYYTLMDIAYIYTWRRNGPLPLKYRVRPTCKRMKISHQREGLNNSGELESDSGSDKASSPAGGIPSTSSCLPSPSTPVQSPHPQFPHISSTMNGTSSSPSSNHQSSFTNRARKTSINGSSATSSG; encoded by the exons ATGCACCGAACAACCAGAATCAAAATAACCGAGCTAAACCCCCATCTCATGTGCGTGCTCTGCGGCGGGTACTTCATTGATGCAACAACCATCATAGAGTGCCTCCACTCCT TCTGTAAGACCTGTATCGTGCGTTACTTGGAGACCAGCAAGTATTGTCCTATCTGTGATGTCCAAGTTCACAAAACTCGACCGCTTTTGAATATAAG GTCAGATAAAACTCTCCAAGATATTGTATACAAGCTAGTACCAGGCCTTTTCAAAA atgaaatgaaaagaagaagggATTTTTATGCTGCTCATCCGTCGGCCGATG CTGCCAATGGCTCTAATGAAGACAGGGGAGAAGTGGCTGACGAAGACAAAAGAATTATAACAGACGACGAGATAATAAGCTTATCCATTGAATTCTTTGACCAGAATAG ACTGGAACGAAAAGGaaataaggagaaagaaaaatcaaaggaagAG GTGAATGACAAAAGATACTTACGCTGCCCAGCAGCGATGACAGTGATGCATCTAAGAAAGTTCCTGCGGAGTAAAATGGATATACCTAACACTTTCCAG ATCGATGTGATGTACGAAGAGGAGCCTCTGAAGGACTACTACACCCTAATGGATATTGCCTACATCTATACCTGGAGACGG AACGGGCCTCTCCCCCTCAAATACCGGGTCCGACCTACTTGCAAGAGGATGAAGATCAGTCACCAGAGGGAAGGCTTGAATAATAGCGGGGAGCTGGAAAGTGACTCTGGGAGCGACAAGGCGAGCAGCCCGGCGGGAGGCatcccctccacctcctcctgtttgcccagccccagcacgcCGGTCCAGTCTCCTCACCCCCAGTTCCCCCACATCTCCAGCACCATGAAcggcaccagcagcagccccagcagtaACCACCAATCCTCCTTTACCAACAGAGCGCGGAAAACGTCGATAAATGGCTCCTCGGCCACTTCGTCTGGTTGA